In Phragmites australis chromosome 24, lpPhrAust1.1, whole genome shotgun sequence, the following are encoded in one genomic region:
- the LOC133907207 gene encoding uncharacterized protein LOC133907207 — MDANQLVLQLEEVVSRIQKLSIQSAELLDRQDVGYLEGDDVDSSMDPNDVVPYDYIEGDDVGHIEGDDCASAGFGEEELARFPVDDITESKYERTWSPDDEVAILDALRPRRGRRQDALPHGVDLVMAVLDLETKIHALRRRFEENDAALCAGSGGPAPGHDLRLYTLSLDVWGAAVTPTAAPKPAAPAPAPAPAMKKKPAPPAYRGRVTAPAPRRRRYEEMRQQCPNLAGLLEELMKKAMEGVSDIAAWSMELRMKNQQLVGGVAVARADDRVKDLTSLIKRLV; from the exons ATGGATGCGAACCAGCTTGTACTCCAacttgaggaggtagtgagcaGGATTCAGAAGTTGTCCATTCAATCGGCCGAGTTGCTGGACCGTCAAGATGTTGGCTaccttgagggcgatgatgtggatTCTAGCATGGACCCGAACGATgtggttccttatgactacATTGAGGGTGATGATGTTGGCCACATTGAGGGTGATGA ctgcgcgtccgcggggtttggagaagaagaattagctCGTTTCCCcgtggatgacatcacagaaagcaag tatgaaagaac CTGGTCACCCGACGACGAGGTGGCCATCCTCGATGCCCTCCGCCCGCGCCGCGGGCGCCGTCAAGACGCTCTGCCGCACGGCGTCGACCTTGTCATGGCCGTATTGGATCTTGAAACCAAGATCCACGCTCTCAGGCGGCGGTTCGAGGAGAACGACGCGGCGCTCtgcgccggcagcggcggccccGCCCCGGGGCATGACCTCCGGCTGTACACCCTCTCCCTCGACGTTTGGGGCGCCGCTGTCACTCCCACTGCCGCGCCAAAACCCGCTGCGCCCGCTCCAGCACCAGCGCCGGCAATGAAAAAGAAGCCGGCTCCGCCCGCTTACCGCGGCCGTGTGACCGCCCCGGcgccgaggaggcggcggtACGAGGAGATGCGGCAGCAGTGCCCAAATCTGGCGGGGTTGTTGGAGGAGCTGATGAAGAAGGCTATGGAGGGCGTCAGCGACATCGCGGCGTGGTCCATGGAGTTGAGGATGAAGAACCAGCAGCTCGTCGGTGGTGTGGCGGTGGCGCGCGCCGACGACCGGGTGAAGGACCTGACCAGCCTGATCAAGCGCCTTGTTTGA